Within Candidatus Obscuribacterales bacterium, the genomic segment TGCTGAGCTTGGCGCATCATCAAAAACGCTTGATCCTGAGACTTGGCGAGCACTAGATTTTGCTGAAAGGCTACCCAACTGGGGAGAGCGATCGCGGACACCAAGCCCATGACAAGTAGAATCACCATGATTTCTAACAGGGTAAAGCCTTGGTTGGTAGACAGTCGTGATGATGGCCGACCGGTCTGAGCAAGACGGCGGCGATTAGGTCGATAAAGCATGAGGTAGATGCAGTCCTGAGCGATAAAAGATTGCTCTGATTGTCTACAACACACCTACCCTTGAGCCTCTTGGAAAAAACGGAATCTGTTCCCCAGCACAGCCAACTTACTGAGAAATATTCAGCACATACAAGCTTGACATTTTCTCCGCATTAACCGTTTATCCGGCTATGGAATCGCAACCGTTTCGACTAACCGCTGAATAATGGCCTTGGCATGACGACCACTGGTGGGGATCAGGCGATGGGCTAGCACGTAGGGAGCCAAAAGCTTCACATCATCAGGGGTAGCGTAGTCTCGTCCATCCAAATAGGCTAGGGTCTGCGCCGTCCGATGGAGCGCCACACTACCACGGGGGCTCACCCCAAGACGAATTTCTTCATCTTGGCGCGTGGCCCGGACGAGTTCCAAAATATACTTCTGCAACGGCAGCTCTACTCGCACTTGCTGACAGAGCGATCGCAACTCCTCAATCTCCGCCAGCGAGAAGCAGGGGCGCAGGTCATCCAAAGTTTTACCCCCCTGAAGACGCTGCAGCATCTGGAGTTCTTCATCTTCGTCAGGATACCCCAAACTCAGAGACACCATAAAGCGATCCATCTGGGCCTCGGGCAGCGGAAATGTGCCCTGATATTCCACGGGGTTTTGGGTGGCGATCACAAAAAAT encodes:
- a CDS encoding MoxR family ATPase, with translation FFVIATQNPVEYQGTFPLPEAQMDRFMVSLSLGYPDEDEELQMLQRLQGGKTLDDLRPCFSLAEIEELRSLCQQVRVELPLQKYILELVRATRQDEEIRLGVSPRGSVALHRTAQTLAYLDGRDYATPDDVKLLAPYVLAHRLIPTSGRHAKAIIQRLVETVAIP